The Primulina huaijiensis isolate GDHJ02 chromosome 9, ASM1229523v2, whole genome shotgun sequence genomic interval AGAGAATTTATTATACTATTGTTGCAGCTATTACAAAAGAAATCCCAGCTTTTTTCTAGTACATACTTCCAACTCTGATTCCGAAACAATCAATTACAACAGAAAATGTGAAGGGAGAAGCTAAACACCCTggtccttttatataataataagtgGGATTAAGGCACCACCACCTAGTGGACCATGATCTGCTCCTTGCTATTCCCCACAATTGATACCATTATTATATAGGTGCGATCATGGCTTACCGAATTTTGTCCTCGAGGGGACTTCGATTTCTTTGCACAGACTGACTGGAGGAGAGATGATTAATGGTGGTGACCGTTCTATCTTTTTACTCTTTATTTTGTCACGAGAGCTGGTCTTTTTTAATGAACTTAAGTGTACGCATTGAAAGAAAAGAGATGGTTATTTTACACAAAGTGAATTTGTCTAAATAGCATAAGAACAACATTTATTGTATGTGAAGATAAAGAATGCATCTTTTGTGAAAGATTGTGCATCTTATTGAGGTAAGTATTGAGCATATGATTATATCAAAGATAGCcagcaaatttttaaatatctgaccaaatttctgaaagtGTTAGCTTCGCCTTCCAAATAACACTGATTTACAAGTTTCGCTATCCAGATTGCATCAATGGCCTCTACCTAATTGAGTTCCTGAGTCGGTATGAGACTTCAATTATGATTAAATATTATCAAACTCGTGTTCTCTTCAGAAAAAAGCTTTTCGAGCTGTGTATGTTCTGTAGACCATGAAAATCTGTCACATATTGCTATGAATTGGAAACTAAGGAAATGGAGTCGAAATTAGTAAATCTGTTGTGtgaatttaaatgatatttcatCGAATTTTAACAAGAAGTTTACCCTTAGTCCAAGCACTATGAAGTTGTTAGTGCTCGTACTATGTGCATTTTTGCATGAATTTGTTGTCTTCGTGCTAGTTGCAACCACACACTATGCTGAATAGGACTTCAGTGGTTTCACAGTAGTTTATAGCTAACCTTCTTTAAGTTGTTTTTAGTTATAATTCGAGGAAGTGAATTTCTCTTGATCTTAACGGTTGTTAGTTGTTACTGGGTTTCCTTAAGctttttattgtcattatgttATGTATAGGTTCTATGAAGAAATATTCATGTGGTATGTTCATTCCATAAATTTATTTGTTCAACTTCGGAGCTGCTTTTGGAGAATTTGTTTTCTAATCACATGAAACTAGGTTCTTCATCATCTTATCGTGTATGTGACTTTGACTGAAGGATGGAAGCAGAAACCAAGGACTCTACTAATGCGAGAAAAGTTCAAAAGGCTGATCGTGAGAAATTAAGGAGAGATCGTTTGAATGAGCAATTCACAGAGTTGGGGAACACTCTTGGTAAACCCATGTGTGTGTGTTCAATaaattatatacaaaaaaatttgattttcgcGAGCAGGTCATGCTAACTGCAAAAAACCCAATGCACAATTTTGTTTACTAGATTTGATACACAATTGAAGAACTTGCAAGACTGGCCTCTTAGAGCTCACTGATTTCTTTTCCATCGAGCACATGGAGCTCCGGAGAAACTAATTTTGCTTGGCTAATAGGaaagaacagataaatgttgacaCGGTTTCCAgactaaaattttattgttcagtattttaaaaaatttcagagTTGCGAAATTTGTTTGTACCCTGGTCTTTTCTTGGTTAAAGCATGTGGATTTATTTTATACCAGCCCATTGCGTGGAGCAATTATTTTATACCAGCCCATTGCGTGGAGCAATTTTTGAACTTACATTAAATTTCatggaaaaatatgaaaatattttgtcacGGGTGACCATTATTTGCAGATCCAGATAGACCTAAAAACGACAAAGCTTCTATACTCACGGATACCATTCAAATACTGAAGGACTTGGCTTCTCAAGTTGACAGACTGAAAGCTGAGTACGCAGCACTTACTGAAGAATCTCGTGAGGTAATAATCGTTGTTAAGATTTTCTTTCTGCAATGAGACGATTGAAACATGATTTGTgccttcctttttttttttccaaacagtTAACTCAGGAGAAGAATGATCTCAGAGAAGAGAAGACATCTCTTAAATCCGATATCGATGGCCTCAATTCCCAGTATCAACAGAGAATGAGGGTCATGTATCCATGGGCTGGAATGGATCATTCTGTTGTCATGCATCCACCTTCCTATCCTTTTCCTATGCCAGTCCCAATACCAACTGGACCGATTCCTTTACATCCATCATTGCAGCCATACCCGTTTTACGGGAATCAAAATCCCACAGTTCCTAACCCATGCTCAACATACGTACCTTATATGGCCCATAATTCCATGTTGGAACAGCAGTCCACGATCTTAGCGTCGCAAGTCATGCAGCAAGGTAGCGTTTCTCATAATTCAAGCAAACAAGACCCAAGAAACAAGTCGCCGGATGGAGAGAGTAGGATAGAGAAAAGTGATGACTCAAATGACATTGCCACAGATCTAGAGCTTAAAACACCTGGATCTGCGTCAGAGCAAGTAAGTACAAGCCATGTATGCTTGATAGTGAGCAATGAGAACGTTTTTGAGTTCTTTGAAACTAATTGTAATGATAATATCAGGATTCCACGTCGAAGCaaagaaaaaccaagaaaatttcAAGGAAGGAAACCAGCATCACGGATGTTAGTTCTTCCAGTGGATGTTCTTCCACTCACAGTGTGCAGCCCTCCTCATGTGACAGTATTGCCGGTGGCAAAAAAGTAGATTCATGATAAAGGTAAAGGAACTATAATAGGATGTGTAGAGTTTCCTTTCTCCTGGAACAACATCAACCCCAACTGTTATCGTTTTCGTTTACTTAACACGTCTTCTCTTCTATGGACATGGCATACAGGCTTCAACGAAAAGGGTTGGGATGATAGCCGTTTGATGGGACTTAAATGGATTCCTTAGCTGATGATTCTGGGGAATTATCTGTAACTTTTTTATTCTGTGATAGCTAAGAATCTTGTATTTCTTGTATATTTGATGATCGTGTTTTTTCAAGCGCCAAGCTGTAGCTCTGTTTAAAGGTTATTATAATTGTCATtagttttaattataaaatgaaGCCTACTTTTTCCTTCCAATTGCGCTTGCCTCAAACCATGGCGTGGCgctgaggttttttttttttaattattataaattctttacaaattttaattcataatataattacgtatttattatcattattttgtaactaatttaatttatataaataattgtaaTATATTATTGATGTCATTGTTATTTATAATAACTATGTTGTAGTTAAACTCTTTTTTACTGTCATATTGAGAAATAGCAGTGTGTCATGAAAACGGATGTTTATTAATTCGACGAGAGAATCttgtctatatttataatataagtaatatttttaatataaaaatattaatttttattagtcACTCAAAtgagatatttttattataaaattgaatGGTAAGATTATCTCGTAAAAATTCACGTGCTTGAGAAatgatttaataaaaaatattgttaaaaatattttttttaaaaaaagaaacaagtttgaacattttaattaattactgTTAATTTGTATCTGGTATATTAATCTTCACGCTCCTGTGAGACGCGTGGCACGTGAGCAGACGAGCAGCATGGACTTTAACGCTACACATGAGGGAAGAATAGAGAGATAACACTGACTCATCAACTCCGCTGACTTAACTACCTCACCAGCGAAATCTACTAACGGCAGTTGTCTCCACGTCACTCGGCGCCGCCGCCGCCTCGACACAGCTTTCCACTCACTTCTCCGGCCTCAGGAAATCCGTTCTCAAGCTCGACAACTCTAACTCCACCTCTAGCGATTCGTTGTTGCAGgattctcatatctgcctcgcCTGCTGCCGTGGCGTTCTTATGATGGCTGGTTCCGGCAAGGTCAATTATATCTGTGGTTTTTTTGTACCTTCTTCTATTCTGTAGATGATGTATTATGCACATTGCAGATGTGAAATGCAGGTAATCGTTGTTCTGAAATTAGTAAAATTCGATGGATAGAACTTTTGCTTTGATAAGCCGTACGTGCTCTGCTCTTTCTATATTCCGTGCCTGATCTTGATGCTTATTTCGCTTCAGTTCTTTGTTGGTGGAAATTGGAAATGTGTAAGTATCATTTTGTCATCGGAATGCTTCTTAGTTTTGTTCCATTGCCTAATTTCTGGCTTcaacttgaaaattttaaatcatcaaAGACTTGATACAAATATCTATCACTTTAGATGTTGTGAATGATgtatcatgtaatgacatttgtCTTTATCATAAAATGTTCTTAGATTTTCCTCTGCTTTCCGGAGTCAAAAAGAACATTGAACTTTCGGATTGGTTATAGTTATAATCTTTTCACAGTAACCTTAGATCACAACGTAATCTATCGAAACTGCTTGAATTGTCCATTCGCAGGACTTCTTTTTCATTGCAGATTCTTCTTTAAGGTTATTCGaataaatattctttttttCCTTCATAAAATTTATTCTAGTTACATGAGCAATTTCTTTGCAAGTTGTTTCCAGATAACAAAAGTTGATTTTTTTACGTAGTTTTGCTTTGCGtgctttgtattttaatataatttaataaataaattgtaatatcATAGATGTCAACTGTAATATTTTTCCCCTATCTTCCTTGGAGTATTTCATAGTCATATAACGTGAGGTCTGATGAATCATTTGTGTTTATGTATCCTGGCCTTCCCTTTTTTCTCAGTTAATTTACTTGTTTCTTGAAACTTTACTTTAGAATGGGACCAGTGAATCTATAAGCAAGCTGGTTTCTGATATAAACACTGCAACATTGGAGTCTGATGTTGGTGAGTTCTCCTTGTTAATATCTCATTTCATGTCATGTCATAAAGACAAATTCAGAGGGTTTTATGTTGTCTTTATTTTTTCCATTAATCACTCAAGTTTGAGGTTCTCCATTTCACTGGATAGGCTTCTGAAAAGTTAACTTGTGTCTCAAACTTTTAGCTATGTTTGATTGCAATGTATCTCTAAGAATATCATCGTGTGTTTCCTTCTGATTTGCGAACTAGATAACTTGGTTCTCTCACTTTTCCATACTTATTTCCTTTGAAAATCTGCATCTTGGATATAACATTTTCCCCATGGTTTAATGTGGTGAATCATCATGAAAGCTTATAGGCACGGTTTAAGCTTAACCTGCTGTTTCTGATATGAATTGCAACCATATCAACTGAGAAGAATTCCAATCCCTTAGGTTGCGTTTGGATTGGCAGATTTCAAATCCgtggatttcaaatatattcaaattgatCTTACTGTTTTTTTGCTTTTGCCCTTCATAGATGTTGTTGTAGCACCTCCTTTGTCTACATTGATCAAGTAAAGAACACACTATCTGATTGTGTAGAGATAGCTGCTCAGAATTGTTGGATTGGTAAAGGTGGTGCTTTTACGGGAGAGATCAGGTGTGTGCCACACTTTCTACGTGCAatgattatgatattatttttcggTTTTAAGACACAAAGAGTAGTCTTGTTTGTGACCGAAAgcacttttcaaatttaatctGTTCACTGAAGGACTATGGATGATGATTTCGATGTTTCATAAATGTTATACATTTTTGGGATGTATTATGTGTTAAAATTATTGCGCAGTCCGGAACAAATAAACGACCTTGGGTGCATGTGGGTTATTCTGGGGCATTCTGAACGGAGACATGTAATTGGAGAAGACAATGAAGTAAGAGCAAATGGAAGATCTTTTAATTTTGTCAGACTTATTAAAAGCGAAAAGATGAAAGGAGTTCATTGCGTTAAAGTTCACCATTTCCAATTCTTGCTAACTCTTCTCCATTTTAAAAAGCCTTGTTCACCCAAACCGTATGCAGATGCGGTTCATTGGGAAGAACGCTGCGTATGTCTTGAGCCAGAATGTAGGAGTAATCGCATGCATCGGGGAGTTGTTGGAAGAAAGGGAAGCAGGAAAAACTTTTGATGTTTGTTACCAGCAGCTGAAGGCTTTTGCCGGCATGTTTAGACTCTTTCTCTCTCTTTCTTGTGTGTAAAAGTCGAAACAGGAATTTCATGTGAGAACGTAATGTTTAATCTGTTTTCAGTCTTTTTGTGTGAGAACGTTGAAACAGGAATTTCATGCGAAAACATATTGTTTAATCTGTTTTCAGTCTTTTGCTTTTATAAAATGCAGACGCCGTTCCAGACCGGGATAAAATTGTGATTGCATATGAGCCTGTATGGGCAATTGGAACTGGCAAAGTGGCTACACCAGATCAAGCACAGGAAGTTCATGTAGCTGTTCGGGATTGGCTCAGTAAGAACGTGTCTGCTGAAGTTGTTTCTAAAACTCGGATTATATATGGAGGTACATTATTGTCAGTTTAAACCTCTAGTTTTCAGAAATTGACCCTCATCTATATTtccatgaaaaagaaaatttgtatttttcctGCTATTACTCAGATGATTTAATTTCAAACTTCCTATCTGCCATATGTTCAGAATGCTAGTATAAAACTAAATATACATTGTTTGTATGTTCTGAACATTAATGAGTTTTTTCTCAGGTTCGGTCAATGGAAGCAACTGTGCTGAGCTTGCAAAGCAAGAAGATATTGATGGATTTCTTGTGGGTGGTGCTTCCCTAAAGGTGACACTTCTATGCTTCAAGAACCGATTTTACCTTTGATAATTGACatgcaagaaaaaaattatgataaaagttTTTTGGTGGTGCGGAGACACTTCTTTCTGGTTTTTACTTTTGGCTTTTTAATCTCTTGATATGTTGATGTCCACACTTACACGTGCTACAGGGTCCCGAGTTTGCCACCATTATCAATTCCGTTACTTCCAAGAAGGTTATGGCTTGATTATTTGTTGGACACAAAAAAATAGATCGGAGAATCACTCGTACCAGATGGATTAATGGGTAACGTCACTACCTGTCATTCCCTTATCTGGTATCTAAATAACATCCTCTTACAGTGTCGCCTCATCTTCCTTGGtaattttgaaaaacaaataCGATGGAGCGGGAATTGTAGAGTTCACTGACATTTTTTTCCCTGTAGCAGTTCCATTATGGGCATTATGTACTCATATTAGCTAAGTGATGTCCTGGTTGATTACCACGATTTGTAATCTGTCTCTCAACTGCTCGGACATCTGAAAATATCGAGActattatgctttatttttaatgTGGCATGAGTAGAGTCGAGCATCTTGAATTTAACATGtttaaaatctgttcaattaTCTGGTTAAGATAGGCATCGAGCCTGAACATCTTTAATAGGAGAATCCGCACTCGAAGCATATATGCTAAAGCCACCTCTCTGGAGTGAAAGCTTCTCTCGCCTTTATCCTCCTATATTAAACTACTACTCtacaaaaggaaaatgaaagaaatggatTGGCTTTATTCTAGGAGAAGGGGTCCAGAGTGGAAACAAGGCTGGACTGATCAAACCTTGGCTTCCATCTCCACCCCACCGCTTCCACTCGTGGCAGTTTTCACTATCGTCATCTTCTTGTTATCGTTGTCTCAATACTCTACATACAAAGAGCATGTACAAAATAGTGTGACAAGTTTCAAGTTGTTGCTCTTCTTGGTGCCTGTTTTCTTGATATTCTTCATGCGTTCGAGGTTTCTATCTGGTGGAGGATTTGACTTGTCAAATTTCTCGCATCCTGGTCGTCAAGTGAAGCGGGAATTCGCCCGTGGGATGGCGGGATTCCCATGGAGCATCGCGGTGCTGGTGCTGGTGCTGGTGGTTGTGCTGGTGTCGTACCAATCCCCGTTTCAGTCCAAGTGGTTTCCCTTTGGCGGATCCGATTAATTATTGAAGTACATGTGGTAAGATGTGAATCTAAAAAGATTAAGTAATTTCCTTTTATTATGTTCCCCCGACATGCTATATCAcgttaatatatggtatatttgaTATTTGACAGTAACTTATATTATCAACATCTAAATTCACCTCGTTGGCCCAATAATGATTCTTTGATTTAGtcgattaattaattattacattcaaatatttttaaaaacaaaacagaCATAAGAAACCAAAGGAAAAGTGTCTCTccttcaaatatttaaatttaacaaTTAGAAATCTAACTCGTTTCAAATAAAACtattaaaaaattcaattataattcattttcaaaaactttaaaattttagtaaGTTGTACATAAAATTTTACGATACGcacaaatcaaaatcataacgTCAGTCCACGTTCAAGATGACAACATCATATTAAATTGCTGAACAAGCAAGTGTGTATCTTCATGGAACTAAATAATAATCTtggatataatatttttcagttaaattaaataaaaccatAGCAGCGGCGGACAACATAATTGCGTGTCATGTCCTTCATAAATTTATGAAAGACATTATGATGACCAACGTTATATGTCATATTTAATCAAAGGTTAATGAATAACACTCGTGTAAACAAGTTAAACGGAGTATGTGAACAtatgataaatataatttatctaGTTAACGTAGtttgtattttattatgttaGTCCGAGTTTTTTTCAGTGTACACTGAATGATGATAGTTACGGGTTATCACGTCATaacaaaaatcatataaaaacttcTTGAATTCTAAACAAATTAGCACGACACACATTAAACTTTGATCAATCATAACAATAATTAATGTAGAAaacgtgaataaatattttggaTCAAAGAGAAACTTGTCTAAGAGAAATAACTGGTTACATTTGTTGGTTCAAATAAATGACAAGGGAGAGTATATCGATCCATGATGTGTAGTGACCCTGTCGGTCTATAATAATTCTGTTTAATACTTGTACTAAATTTTCTAATCTTGATGTATAATTTTCAAGGGTcagttataatttttgtttatttatttccaAAGTTTGGAATCGATCTCTAATTCCATAAACGTGAGCAAAATATTCAAGATTTGGTGATTGGGACTCCATGGAATCCGCTTCTTGTTTCATGGTAGCTTTCCCATTGTCCACCCCAGCGACAGAGACAGGTTTTTATTTTTACCCGAATTAGAATTTTCTAAACCACAGTTGAGCTAATATTGACAAATAGAACCCCGGGCTATCAGAAAATTtgacaaaattttatgtatataaaaaatcgaaaaaaaacaAGTCACCTGGGCTACCACCCGGGCGGAGCAACACATGGCTCCGGCTGTGGTCCACCCACCATGTTCATCACTATGTCCACTAATGAGGTGACATTCATTTATCGGATGTGATGAAACGTATCTAAATTGTACATTCAATAGATGAATGTTACCTTATATGTTGTACACTCATCGTACGCGCACATTTATATCAAAACTGTACATCCAATAGGCGAGTGTCACATCATCGATAATTATACACGATAGATGAACAACATGTCAAAATTTCTctcaatatttaaatatattagtgTGATTAGAATATTATCTTGTCAAATTCGATCATTGGGAAAATTGTATATTTTGGtatctcattattttttttcaattatagcaatttatattgttaaattttaatcttaattcgttatatttatttttttgaaaatttcaatcttttttCCAGCATCAAGCAATCATGATCTTTacgggaaaaaaaataaaattgtaaagcATAATTCAAActatataacaaaaataaaaataaaaataaaaattatagaatTTGACTCAATTTTGAtaacactaaaaaaaaaaaaacattttatcccataaaaaaaacttcatattttaattaatttttagttttttacaCAGATACCTTcactattttatgattttaaccTAGCGAAGTCTAAACCCATCTCTCGCCAGACCCTTACAATTCATATAAACCAACCATCACGAAAAACAGACTGATACTGCATAAGAACAAGCAACAGCACGATAACCGCCGCCACGCCCCACGGCGAGCTGCCACCCTCCGACGTCTGGAAGTACGACGCCATCTGCCGCCTCTCCCACGGAGACCTCCCGTAGAACCACCATCCTGAATCCTCAAAACTCGATAGCCACTTGACAGCAAACACCAGCACCAGTGTCACTACCATCAGCACCCATCCCATGTTTTCTTCTGTGGATTCCACCACAGACTCGAAGGAAACGTACCATTGGAGTGAGAGGAAGACGAAAATGAGGGCCAAGATCAGCAGAACTGGATATGGCGGAGGGTTCAGAGAGAAGACATCTAAGATTGAAGAGGCAGTGTTCCTTCTTTGGTAATACATGAGTGAAGAATTAGAATTAGTGTGATCACAATTATCAGATGTGTTTGTGGACTAATTCTATGGTAGTTGAGGTGAATGGCCTAACTATTTATAGCACTCAACGGCCAACTTTTTTCAATATAAAGAGAACTAACATTATATGTATagttagttatatatatatactataaataatgcacgtgcgttgcacgtgagaAACATATGTTAAAATagttagaatttgaaataaaattagttaactcaacaaaaaacaatgataatagtattgtaaattttgacaattcgtgTTCATTAGaatatgtaactaatttgggaaaaaaatattttttaaatttttaaaaaatatttggactactaaaatttttctcatatcttttttatcacattgttttcttttgttatttgtcatattctctcaataatgcatatattttattataatattcaattattacaatcttttttgtcgatcaatgatatgcaattttttatttacaatgttgtttgattattattctctttcatgtaaattgacaacaatttctactggatacttttattttcctaatcacctttaatttattagatacttatatttgataacatataaactacacattattattagggtgaacaaaatttcggttaaaccgaattaaccgatcgaATCGAGTCAATTCGAAAATTCGGTTTGGTTCATTATtaaattcggttttcaaattaaaaaaatcggttatatcggttaattcggttcggttttcatcggttatgaaaattaattcggttattgctaaatatttcggatcggtccggttatgactaattcggttcggtcggtaacataACCGACCGAATActcacccctaattattataacaatataTCATCACTTAAAAAGTACTGAtagattgatttaaataaatattgattaaatgttgtcatctatttgcaatttataatgataatatttttgactataagtcatctttttactgactcttatgacatttattttaatatttcatattaactcataagtataattagcacaatcaaattattaatgtaATATCGGTATTACCtctagaaaaataatatatttaatttttctaattgtttaaaaatatcaacgAGAACATTTAATTACcattatcttgagaaaaattcattgcatttataaagtaTGAAcagtaattataattttatagtatacatttaatttagagactgaattcattgtatgacaaacacttcttctatttctaattttttgtgtaacccaaaagagttaatatttttgctcttttatcttctccaactcactgtaaaaagttatagaaaatatttatatgtagaaaaatatttttatttattgtttttcttgtctatatattttgttatatttgagcatattttcttcttcattgtcttaattgtcatatatctttactatataatttgtgtacattgaaaatgaataagttcattttatagttttttagtacctggacttaggttgttatattaatatgtgatatacatagatataggaattttcaaattcaatttattcacaatgattgTTCATAACAAAGgcaaactcaaaataataaaaatcaggattcataattattttgaatatgatataaaaataatacgtgaaattttttttgacattttagttgcaaaatacagtgataaatgcatgtaaGTGCATTATTTAACTgtggcaattataactttatttaaatatcttatttctcactcaatgatcaaaatttgtttatttcttattttgattatcgacaaatccaatatttcatttaaatgtttattttaatcaaatatacatgagttttattgtatatttatccaatttgaaagggataaattataattcaatatataataatatttgaaaattgtagaatgcttctaaatttaaaaatcgagtaacatgtaagggatcaattcaaaactaaaagttgatacaacatgtttcttctagctttacaatcaaataatatatgatcgagtgtttgtcgctttaccaaaagctataactgataGTAACTTTacaagtcaaatctttaaatcatacaacagctcaagtGCCTACTCATCgtagacaattattgtaccaaacactctatctcctaataattgcacgAATTTCAATCATTGAAAATCAAAATCGCGAtcttgactctgataccaattgtaggctcaagcgtttactgttttatcaaaacctatagattatggtaacactgcaaatcaaatat includes:
- the LOC140985314 gene encoding transcription factor bHLH121; its protein translation is MRSRIGKALVSEIGNPTRSALSVFYEFPHSRIHPTSYFQFSLSMMDQLKSDSIFQPLQDANNFQPSPDVLVPSTRPHADCRMEAETKDSTNARKVQKADREKLRRDRLNEQFTELGNTLDPDRPKNDKASILTDTIQILKDLASQVDRLKAEYAALTEESRELTQEKNDLREEKTSLKSDIDGLNSQYQQRMRVMYPWAGMDHSVVMHPPSYPFPMPVPIPTGPIPLHPSLQPYPFYGNQNPTVPNPCSTYVPYMAHNSMLEQQSTILASQVMQQGSVSHNSSKQDPRNKSPDGESRIEKSDDSNDIATDLELKTPGSASEQDSTSKQRKTKKISRKETSITDVSSSSGCSSTHSVQPSSCDSIAGGKKVDS
- the LOC140985078 gene encoding uncharacterized protein, which produces MKEMDWLYSRRRGPEWKQGWTDQTLASISTPPLPLVAVFTIVIFLLSLSQYSTYKEHVQNSVTSFKLLLFLVPVFLIFFMRSRFLSGGGFDLSNFSHPGRQVKREFARGMAGFPWSIAVLVLVLVVVLVSYQSPFQSKWFPFGGSD
- the LOC140984666 gene encoding uncharacterized protein, yielding MYYQRRNTASSILDVFSLNPPPYPVLLILALIFVFLSLQWYVSFESVVESTEENMGWVLMVVTLVLVFAVKWLSSFEDSGWWFYGRSPWERRQMASYFQTSEGGSSPWGVAAVIVLLLVLMQYQSVFRDGWFI